The Burkholderia mallei ATCC 23344 genome has a window encoding:
- the sctT gene encoding type III secretion system export apparatus subunit SctT, which translates to MTTYDIFALQHLGDEFIRFIVLLALSSERLLVLMAILPATADNVMKGPMRSGAAAVWCLFVAGGQQALIPQLHGAFLMIACVKEAVIGLVLGIAASTVFWAAEAIGTYLDDVAGFNNVQMQNPSSGAQTSLMATLFGQLTIASFWLLGGMTFLLGALYESFAWWPFGSFDPVPAPLLEMFAQARIDMLMNMIARIATPMMAMLLLVDLGLAFVARSAQKLDLMSVSQPLKGAIAVLIVAVLAGNFVSEMRGQISLSGLAQQIGRLARQPAGGVSGVSGVSGVSGVSGVSGASGASGASGASGASGASGASGASGASGTSSTSSTWDATSVTTVR; encoded by the coding sequence ATGACGACCTACGACATCTTTGCGCTGCAGCACCTGGGCGACGAATTCATCCGCTTCATCGTGCTGCTCGCGCTGTCGAGCGAGCGGCTGCTCGTGCTGATGGCGATCCTGCCGGCGACCGCCGACAACGTGATGAAAGGCCCGATGCGCAGCGGCGCGGCGGCGGTGTGGTGCCTGTTCGTCGCGGGCGGACAGCAGGCGCTGATTCCGCAGCTCCACGGCGCGTTCCTGATGATCGCCTGCGTGAAGGAGGCCGTGATCGGGCTCGTGCTCGGCATCGCGGCATCGACGGTATTCTGGGCCGCCGAGGCGATCGGCACGTATCTCGACGACGTCGCCGGCTTCAACAACGTGCAGATGCAGAACCCGAGCTCGGGCGCGCAGACCTCGCTGATGGCGACGCTGTTCGGGCAACTGACGATCGCGTCGTTCTGGCTGCTGGGCGGCATGACGTTCCTGCTCGGCGCGCTGTACGAATCGTTCGCCTGGTGGCCGTTCGGATCGTTCGATCCGGTGCCCGCGCCGCTGCTCGAGATGTTCGCGCAGGCGCGCATCGACATGCTGATGAACATGATCGCGCGGATCGCGACGCCGATGATGGCGATGCTGTTGCTCGTCGACCTGGGCCTCGCGTTCGTCGCGCGATCGGCGCAGAAACTCGATCTGATGTCGGTCAGCCAGCCGCTGAAAGGCGCGATCGCGGTGCTGATCGTCGCGGTGCTGGCGGGGAATTTCGTGAGCGAGATGCGCGGGCAGATTTCGCTCTCGGGACTGGCGCAGCAGATCGGGCGACTCGCGCGGCAGCCGGCGGGTGGGGTTTCGGGGGTTTCGGGGGTTTCGGGGGTTTCGGGGGTTTCGGGGGTTTCGGGTGCTTCGGGTGCTTCGGGTGCTTCGGGCGCTTCGGGCGCTTCGGGCGCTTCGGGTGCTTCGGGCGCTTCGGGCGCTTCGGGTACGTCAAGCACTTCGAGCACTTGGGACGCCACCAGCGTCACAACCGTCCGCTGA
- a CDS encoding HrpB1 family type III secretion system apparatus protein, whose amino-acid sequence MDESRPTYLRCSHAALNGLIDATNLALGGALDGPAADPYDIGLLIDALRVLAPQLPAADMFDGMLQIALGNWDDAARAFAEISNGTSNAVYGKALLALQVKRDPEWRLAADEVLAAGGPAQAIALVRALERQHDVLLAKEHAQRTGVWELPASVAAASGDAAGTAGEAPGANPSGGFDPQAAFAHQQYLRL is encoded by the coding sequence ATGGACGAATCCCGGCCGACCTACCTGCGATGCAGCCACGCGGCGCTGAACGGACTGATCGACGCCACCAACCTCGCGCTCGGCGGCGCGCTCGACGGCCCGGCCGCCGATCCCTACGACATCGGCCTGCTGATCGACGCGCTGCGCGTGCTCGCGCCGCAACTGCCCGCCGCCGACATGTTCGACGGCATGCTGCAGATCGCGCTCGGCAACTGGGACGACGCGGCGCGCGCGTTCGCGGAGATCTCGAACGGCACGTCGAACGCGGTCTACGGCAAGGCGCTGCTCGCGCTGCAGGTCAAGCGCGATCCCGAATGGCGGCTCGCCGCCGACGAAGTGCTGGCCGCCGGCGGCCCCGCGCAGGCGATCGCGCTCGTGCGCGCGCTCGAGCGGCAGCACGACGTGCTGCTCGCGAAGGAGCACGCGCAACGCACGGGCGTCTGGGAGCTGCCGGCGTCGGTCGCGGCGGCCAGCGGCGACGCGGCAGGCACGGCAGGCGAGGCGCCGGGCGCGAATCCGTCGGGCGGCTTCGATCCGCAGGCCGCGTTCGCGCATCAGCAATATCTGCGTCTCTGA
- the sctL gene encoding type III secretion system stator protein SctL, with amino-acid sequence MAFWLKNRQIPLVDDLRIDAPHGVLRRDAFETVQALGAALDALAAERDAVLRAARDDAERIAAGARAQADALVEAARREHDSAYARGYDAGRAQAIADWHARAADSFEQERRVRDRMRERLAELVAAAVQQMVHTEDARGLFARAAQTIERVVAGASYLTVRVCDADYDAAREQFGLLADAWRRQGRNVPVDVVVEPRVARGTCVCESDFGTVDASLDTQLNAIRAALARALDDAGRA; translated from the coding sequence ATGGCTTTTTGGCTGAAAAACCGGCAGATTCCGCTCGTCGACGATCTGCGCATCGACGCGCCGCACGGCGTGCTGCGCCGCGACGCGTTCGAGACGGTTCAGGCGCTCGGCGCCGCGCTCGACGCGCTCGCGGCGGAGCGCGACGCGGTGCTGCGCGCGGCGCGCGACGATGCCGAGCGAATCGCCGCCGGCGCGCGCGCGCAAGCCGACGCGCTCGTCGAAGCCGCGCGGCGCGAGCACGACAGCGCCTACGCGCGCGGCTACGACGCGGGCCGCGCGCAGGCGATCGCCGACTGGCACGCGCGGGCGGCCGATTCGTTCGAGCAGGAGCGGCGCGTGCGCGACCGGATGCGCGAGCGGCTCGCGGAGCTCGTCGCCGCGGCCGTCCAGCAGATGGTGCACACGGAGGATGCGCGCGGCCTCTTCGCGCGCGCGGCGCAGACGATCGAGCGCGTCGTCGCCGGCGCGAGCTATCTGACGGTGCGCGTGTGCGACGCCGATTACGACGCGGCGCGCGAGCAGTTCGGCCTGCTTGCCGACGCATGGCGCCGGCAAGGGCGCAACGTGCCCGTCGATGTCGTCGTCGAGCCGCGCGTCGCGCGCGGCACCTGCGTGTGCGAATCCGATTTCGGCACCGTCGACGCGAGCCTCGATACCCAGCTGAACGCGATCCGCGCGGCGCTCGCCCGCGCGCTCGACGACGCGGGGCGCGCATGA
- a CDS encoding type III secretion protein HrpB4 yields the protein MTGGAPVASVEARAAWLAGYDANARRAADWVHASWHGALAPLVAAMHEHAPALRAACSLLLLRTLGGSAPTLGGFDSRADRLAALPIADTLRLLRMRALLFRRTELRHWIDRASRERLAGWVGADGGRALAALCAQPDARRERERREPLAPLTQLSADDVAWEGWCLFERERVWSPAGPMRIVRLALPREPARAPWLERAAADADGAMLLARVPSLFPEWTWLFG from the coding sequence ATGACGGGCGGCGCGCCGGTGGCGAGCGTCGAGGCCCGGGCCGCGTGGCTCGCGGGCTACGACGCGAACGCGCGACGCGCGGCGGACTGGGTCCACGCGAGCTGGCACGGCGCGCTCGCGCCGCTCGTCGCGGCGATGCATGAGCATGCGCCCGCGCTGCGCGCCGCATGCTCGCTGCTGCTGCTGCGCACGCTCGGGGGCTCCGCGCCGACGCTCGGCGGATTCGACTCGCGCGCCGACCGTCTCGCCGCGCTGCCCATCGCCGATACGCTGCGGCTGTTGCGCATGCGCGCTCTGCTGTTCCGGCGCACCGAGCTGCGCCACTGGATCGACCGCGCGAGCCGCGAGCGGCTTGCCGGCTGGGTCGGCGCCGACGGCGGCCGCGCGCTCGCCGCGCTCTGCGCGCAGCCCGACGCGCGGCGCGAGCGCGAGCGCCGCGAGCCGCTCGCGCCGCTCACGCAACTGTCCGCCGACGATGTCGCGTGGGAAGGCTGGTGCCTGTTCGAGCGCGAGCGGGTGTGGTCGCCGGCGGGCCCGATGCGCATCGTGCGTCTCGCGCTGCCGCGCGAGCCCGCGCGCGCGCCGTGGCTCGAGCGCGCGGCGGCGGACGCGGACGGCGCGATGCTGCTCGCGCGCGTGCCGTCGCTGTTTCCGGAGTGGACATGGCTTTTTGGCTGA
- a CDS encoding type III secretion protein HrpB7 gives MSGRQQRAFETLLARRAQRGERLRAEQRVLRAERDAAAAELAQGEAHAHAKRDAANRYAERVDAMAAGRAPFTIGDYAACRRYRDALLDEHALASAQCARLRAALQAKVDRLAATARRIARNDAQIDVVRERIRRLARAAEAAAEDAQDEEIEEGVLARRLAAARASNASNETHA, from the coding sequence ATGAGCGGCCGCCAACAGCGCGCGTTCGAGACGCTGCTCGCGCGGCGCGCGCAGCGCGGCGAGCGGCTGCGCGCCGAGCAGCGCGTGCTGCGCGCCGAGCGCGACGCCGCGGCGGCCGAGCTCGCGCAGGGCGAAGCGCACGCGCACGCGAAGCGCGACGCGGCGAACCGGTACGCCGAGCGGGTCGACGCGATGGCGGCCGGCCGCGCGCCGTTCACGATCGGCGATTACGCGGCGTGCCGCCGCTATCGCGACGCGCTGCTCGACGAGCACGCGCTCGCGAGCGCGCAATGCGCGCGGCTGCGCGCGGCGCTGCAGGCGAAAGTCGACCGGCTTGCCGCGACCGCGCGCCGGATCGCGCGCAACGACGCGCAGATCGACGTCGTACGCGAGCGGATCCGGCGGCTCGCACGCGCGGCCGAGGCGGCCGCCGAGGACGCGCAGGACGAGGAAATCGAGGAAGGCGTGCTCGCCCGCCGGCTCGCGGCGGCGCGGGCATCGAACGCATCGAACGAGACGCACGCATGA
- the sctU gene encoding type III secretion system export apparatus subunit SctU, protein MAEEKTEEPTEKKLKKVREKGQVAKSKDIADAMTLAAAIGVLTACESMLTGGLSRAVRTALDFVRGERTPQATLAALHDLAASAALTMLPFVAAAIVAGIVSQAPQAGFLITLEPVMPKFDAINPMAGIKRIFSLKSLLELVKMIVKALVLACVAWKMMTSLFPLVVASVYEATPQLARVLWTVLMKLLGTVSVVVAVLAAADYKIARVMFVRENRMTKEEVKREHKESDGDPHTKGERRRLAREIATSAPPRQRVGQANVLVVNPTHYAVAIRYAPHEHPLPRVIEKAVDDGALALRRHAHALGVPIVGNPSVARALYRVERDASIPEELFETVAAILRWVESLSGARAVAAVSSARSS, encoded by the coding sequence ATGGCCGAAGAGAAAACCGAAGAGCCCACCGAGAAGAAGCTGAAGAAGGTGCGCGAGAAGGGCCAGGTCGCCAAGAGCAAGGACATCGCCGACGCGATGACGCTCGCGGCCGCGATCGGCGTGCTCACGGCGTGCGAATCGATGCTCACGGGCGGCCTCTCGCGCGCGGTTCGCACCGCGCTCGACTTCGTGCGCGGCGAGCGCACCCCGCAGGCGACGCTCGCCGCGCTGCACGATCTCGCCGCGAGCGCCGCGCTGACGATGCTGCCGTTCGTCGCCGCCGCGATCGTCGCGGGCATCGTGTCGCAGGCGCCGCAGGCGGGCTTCCTGATCACGCTCGAGCCCGTGATGCCGAAGTTCGACGCGATCAATCCGATGGCGGGCATCAAGCGGATCTTCTCGCTGAAGTCGCTGCTCGAGCTCGTGAAGATGATCGTCAAGGCGCTCGTGCTCGCGTGCGTGGCATGGAAGATGATGACCTCGCTGTTTCCGCTCGTCGTCGCGAGCGTGTACGAAGCGACGCCGCAGCTCGCGCGCGTGCTGTGGACGGTGCTGATGAAGCTGCTCGGCACCGTGTCGGTCGTCGTCGCGGTGCTCGCGGCGGCCGATTACAAGATCGCACGCGTGATGTTCGTTCGCGAGAACCGGATGACGAAGGAGGAAGTCAAGCGCGAGCACAAGGAGAGCGACGGCGATCCGCACACGAAGGGCGAGCGCCGCCGGCTCGCGCGCGAGATCGCGACGAGCGCGCCGCCGCGGCAGCGGGTCGGCCAGGCGAACGTGCTCGTCGTCAACCCGACGCACTACGCGGTCGCGATCCGCTATGCGCCCCACGAGCATCCGCTGCCGCGGGTCATCGAGAAGGCCGTCGACGACGGCGCGCTCGCGCTGCGCCGCCACGCGCACGCGCTCGGCGTGCCGATCGTCGGCAATCCGAGCGTCGCGCGCGCGCTGTACCGCGTCGAGCGCGACGCGTCGATTCCCGAAGAGCTGTTCGAGACGGTGGCCGCGATCCTGCGCTGGGTCGAGTCCCTCTCGGGCGCGCGCGCGGTCGCCGCCGTTTCCTCCGCGAGGTCGTCATGA
- the sctN gene encoding type III secretion system ATPase SctN → MNALADLSRVADAMAARLAIEPAVGMTGKVLEVIGTLVRVVGLEATLGELCELRGASGALIQHAEVVGFTRNVALLSPFGTLGEINRGTRVIGLRRPLSVKVGNGILGRVIDSFGEPIDGRGELDYDALRPVIAAPPNPMSRRMVDASLATGVRIVDGLITLGEGQRMGIFAPAGVGKSTLLGMFARGASCDVNVIALIGERGREVREFVELIMGEDGMARSVVVCATSDRSSIERAKAAYAATAIAEYFRDQGKRVLLMMDSLTRFARAGREIGLAAGEPPARRGFPPSVFAELPRLLERTGMGEHGSITALYTVLAEDDSGSDPIAEEVRGILDGHIILSREIAARNQYPAIDVLGSLSRIMPQVATREHVGAAGRLRQLLAKHREIETLLQLGEYQAGSDPAADEAVAKIDRIRAFLNQRTDEYSPPDATLAALHELVR, encoded by the coding sequence ATGAACGCGCTGGCCGATCTGTCCCGCGTCGCCGACGCGATGGCCGCCCGACTCGCGATCGAGCCCGCCGTCGGCATGACCGGCAAGGTGCTCGAAGTGATCGGCACGCTCGTGCGCGTGGTCGGCCTCGAAGCGACGCTCGGCGAGCTCTGCGAGCTGCGCGGCGCGTCGGGCGCGCTGATCCAGCATGCGGAAGTCGTCGGCTTCACGCGCAACGTCGCGCTGCTGTCGCCGTTCGGCACGCTCGGCGAGATCAATCGCGGCACGCGCGTGATCGGCCTGCGGCGGCCGCTGTCGGTGAAGGTCGGCAACGGCATCCTCGGGCGCGTGATCGACAGCTTCGGCGAGCCGATCGACGGGCGCGGCGAGCTCGACTACGACGCGCTGCGCCCCGTGATCGCGGCGCCGCCGAACCCGATGTCGCGGCGCATGGTCGACGCCTCGCTCGCGACCGGCGTGCGCATCGTCGACGGCCTGATCACGCTCGGCGAAGGCCAGCGCATGGGGATCTTCGCGCCCGCCGGCGTCGGCAAGAGCACGCTGCTCGGCATGTTCGCGCGCGGCGCGTCGTGCGACGTCAACGTGATCGCGCTGATCGGCGAGCGCGGCCGCGAGGTGCGCGAGTTCGTCGAGCTGATCATGGGCGAGGACGGGATGGCGCGCTCGGTCGTCGTGTGCGCGACGTCCGACCGCTCGTCGATCGAACGCGCGAAGGCCGCGTACGCGGCGACCGCGATCGCCGAGTACTTCCGCGACCAGGGCAAGCGCGTGCTGCTGATGATGGATTCGCTCACGCGCTTCGCGCGCGCCGGCCGCGAGATCGGCCTCGCGGCCGGCGAGCCGCCCGCGCGGCGCGGCTTCCCGCCTTCCGTGTTCGCCGAGCTGCCGCGCCTGCTCGAGCGCACCGGGATGGGCGAGCACGGCTCGATCACCGCGCTCTACACGGTGCTCGCCGAGGATGACTCCGGCAGCGATCCGATCGCCGAGGAAGTGCGCGGCATTCTCGACGGCCACATCATCCTGTCGCGCGAGATCGCCGCGCGCAACCAGTATCCGGCGATCGACGTGCTCGGCAGCCTGTCGCGGATCATGCCGCAGGTCGCGACGCGCGAGCATGTCGGCGCGGCCGGCCGGCTGCGCCAGTTGCTCGCGAAGCACCGCGAGATCGAGACGCTGTTGCAGCTCGGCGAATACCAGGCGGGCAGCGATCCGGCCGCCGACGAGGCGGTCGCGAAGATCGACCGGATCCGTGCGTTCCTCAACCAGCGCACCGACGAATACTCGCCGCCCGACGCGACGCTCGCCGCGCTACACGAGCTCGTCCGATGA
- a CDS encoding type III secretion protein HrpB2, with protein sequence MNTPLSASDLSRALDVAFSDAAAAPAGAGAPAAAPVPAEVAGRFQALMSNAVPTPPLAHAQETSAIAKLVETSDAEIRKVLDNVEYLNLHANEMTMNQMFAASLQASAEATAMQIDMQAKMGVVTSTKDAIGSLMKNQ encoded by the coding sequence ATGAACACGCCTCTCTCCGCGAGCGATCTGAGCCGCGCGCTCGACGTCGCGTTCTCCGACGCGGCCGCCGCGCCGGCAGGCGCGGGCGCCCCGGCGGCGGCGCCGGTGCCCGCGGAAGTCGCCGGCCGCTTCCAGGCGCTGATGTCCAACGCGGTGCCGACGCCGCCTCTCGCGCACGCGCAGGAAACCAGCGCGATCGCCAAACTCGTCGAAACCTCGGACGCCGAGATCAGGAAGGTGCTCGACAACGTCGAATACCTGAACCTGCACGCGAACGAAATGACGATGAACCAGATGTTCGCCGCGTCGCTGCAGGCTTCGGCCGAAGCGACCGCGATGCAGATCGACATGCAGGCGAAGATGGGCGTCGTCACGTCGACGAAGGACGCGATCGGCTCGCTGATGAAGAACCAGTGA